The following DNA comes from Amycolatopsis albispora.
CCCGATCTCGACGACGTCTTCCTCGCCCTCACGGGCCACGCCACGGAGGTGGCCGCGAAATGAACGCCCACGCGATAGTGATGCTGCGCCGCAACTTCCGGCACATCGCCAGGAACCCGACCTCGGTGTTCAACGCCGTGCTGATGCCGGTCGTGGTGATGCTGATGTTCGTCTACATGCTCGGTGACGCGTTCAGCGTCGGAGTGGACTATGTGGACTACGCGACTCCCGGCGTGCTCCTGATGGCCGTCTGTTATGGCCTGGGCGCGGTGGCCACCTCGGTGAACTCCGACCTGACCAAGGGCATCATCAACCGGTTCAAGGTGATGGACGTCTCCCGCGGTGCGGTGCTGACCGGGCACGTGGTCGCCAGCCTGCTGACCAACCTGATCGCCGTCGCGGTGGTGGTCGGGGTCGCCTTCCTGCTCGGGTTCAGCCCGGCGGCGGGCTTTCTCGACTGGCTCGGGGTGGTCGGCGTCGTTTCGCTGCTCGGTTTCGCGGCCGGCTGGTTCACCGTCGCACTCGGACTGGCGGCGAAGTCGCCGGAAACGGCGGGCCTGGCCTCGGTGCCGCTGGTCATGCTCCCGTTCTTCAGCAGTGCGATCGTGCCCGCCGAGAAGATGGGGCCCGGCCTCCGGGAGTTCGCGGAGTACCAGCCCTTCACGCCGATCATCGAAACCCTGCGCGGGCTGCTCGACGGCGCACCCGCCACCGGTGACGTGCTCGCCGCCCTCGCTTGGTGCACCGGGATCGCCGTCGCCGGTTACCTGTGGGCGTCGGCCACCTTCAAGAAGCGAGCGTGACGCCCGCCAGCTCCGCCCATTCGGCCCGCTGTCCCTCCTGGACCGCCTCGGTGTACTTCGGTGCACCGAGGCGGTCTTGCGTGGCCCGCTCGATCCGGGTCGCGTCCGGATGGGACCGGTCCAGCAACCCGAGCACGCCCGTGCTCGCCCCGAGCAGCCGGGCGGCCTGCTCGTACTCCTCGTTGCGCAGCGCCAAATCCGCGATCCCGACGAGCACGTGGGCGATGGTCAGCGGGTGCCCCGCCTCGGACGCCGCCCGGAGGGCCGCGGCGCGATGGGCGCGGGCCTCGTCGAGGTTGTCGGTGAGGTAGCTGCGCAGGTTTTCGAGCACCGCGACCACTCCGGGGCGTTCGGCATCCTCGCCCAGTGTCGCCGTCGCGATGCCGAGCTGCCGGTGCGATTGCTCAAGATCACCGCTCCAGCGCGCGAGTCCCGCCTTCGCCAGCGCCAGCTCGGTCAGCACGCTCGGCCAGGCCACCCGATCCGCGTACCGCTGCGCCGCGGCGATCGACGCCGCGCTCGATTCGCGGTCGTCCAGCAGCCAGTACAGCTGCGCCTGCCGGGCCCGCATCCACACCACGTCCTCGATGGCACCGACTTCGGTGACCACCGCGATCGCCTGCTCGTAGTGCCCGGCCGCGGCCGCGAAGTCCCCGCGCATGGCGATGCGGTTCGCCAGTTCGGTCTGGGCGAACGAAATGCCCCACCGCTCGCCGATCGCGCGGAACTCCGCGAGTGCCTTCTCCAGGTGCTCGTCGGCGGTGCGGTCGCCGTGGCCGTGCATCACCCGCATCTTGCCGAGCTGCAGGCGCCCGACGGCCCGTGCCCACGGGTCCTCGTCGTCGAGCAGCGGCTCGAACGCGGTCAGCGCGGCATCCGGCCCGTCCAGCAGGCGCTTCAGCGCCGGGGCGAACCGCAGTTCCAGCCGCGGTGACGGCACGCGCAGGCTGCTCTCGTAGGAGGTCTGGATCCATTCCACCGCCTGCTTTTCGTCGCTCTGCTGGCCGGAGGTGACGAACTGCACGGCGAACGAGCACACCACACCGCGGATCTCGTCGGACACCTCACCGGGCATCGCGCTGGCCGCCATGATCAGCTCGTGGCCCTCGGCCCGGCGCCCGGCCAGCCACCAGTACCAGCAGGCGCTCCCGGCGAGCCGCATCGCTCCTTCGGCTTCGCCCGCGGCGAGCGCACCACGCATGGCGGCGGCGATGTTGTCGTGTTCGGCTTCGAGCCGGGCAAGCCAGTCCAGTTGCTCGGCCCGGCGGAGGTGGGGCGCGGCGGTCTCGGCGAGTTCGGTGAAATGCGCCAGGTGCGCGTGACGCGCCGACTCCGCTTCGCCAGCTTCGATGAGCCGTTGTTCCGCGTATTCCTTGATGGTGCCGAGCATCCGGTAACGCGGCACGCCTTCGCCCTTGGTGACCACCAGTGACTTCTCGGTGAGCGCGGTCAGCAGTTCGAGTACTTCCCAGCCTTCGACGTCGTCACCCGCGCAGACCTGCTCGGCGGCGTCCAGGGTCGCGCCACCGGCGAACACCGAAAGCCGTCGCAGGACCGTTCGCTCGGCGTCGGAGAGCAGTTCCCAGCTCCAGTCGATCACGGCGCGCAGCGTCCGGTGCCGGGGCAGCGCGGTGCGGCTGCCGCCGGTCAGCAGGCGGAACCGGTCGTCGAGCCGGTCGGCCAGCTGCGCCAGCGACATGGTGCGCAACCGGGCCGCGGCCAGCTCGATGGCCAGCGGCATGCCGTCCAGCGACCGGCACACCCTGGCCAAAGTGGACAGTGTGCCCGCGTCCGTACCGAGGTCGGTGCGCACCGCGCCCGCGCGGTCCCGCAGCAGCCGGACGGCCGGTGCCGCCTCGATCTCGGCGGGGTCGGCGTGGTCTCCCGGCAGTACCAGGGGCGCCACCTGCCACAGCGCTTCACCGGTGATGCCGAGCGGTTCCCGGCTGGTGGTGAGGATCCGCAACCGGCGGCACTCGCCGAGCAGCCGGTGCGCGAAGGCGGCCGCGGCCTCGATCACGTGCTCGCAGTTGTCCAGGATCAGCACCATCGCCCGGTCGCGGAGCGCGGCGACCACGCGGTCCGCCGGCTCGGTGTCCGATGCTTCGCCGACCAGGGCGTCCCGCAGCTTGAGCGCGGCGAGCGTCGCCTGCGCCACGTCACCGCCGGGGCCGATGGCGGCGAGTTCGACCAGCCACGCGCCGTCCGGCAGGTCACCGAGCAGCGTGTGCGCGGTTTCCGCGGCCAGCCTGGTCTTGCCGGAGCCACCCGGCCCGATCAGCGTGGTGAGCCGGTGATCGCCGACGAGTTCGCGGACCGCGGCGATGTCGGCTTCCTTGCCGACGTAGCTGGTCAGCTCGGCACGCAGGTTGGTCTTCCGGGTTTCCTCCCGCCGTCCCAGCTCACCGCGCAGCAGTGCGACGTGCACCGCGGACAGCTCCGGTGACGGGTCGACGCCGAGTTCGTCGGCCAGGGTTTCCCTGGTGCGCTCGTAAACCCGCAGCGCCTCGGTGTCACGGCCGGTGGCGACGAGCGCGCGCATCAGCGCGGCGACGAGCCGTTCACGCACCGGATGCGCGGCCACGAGGTCGGTCAGCTCGGTGACCATCTCCGCTCCGTGACCGAGGGTCAGCTCCGCGTCGAACCGGTCCTCCAGCGCGGCCAGGCGCAGCACTTCGAGCCGGGTGACCGCCGCGTCGAAGGCCGCGCTCTCCGGCAGTCCGATGTCCTGCATGGCCGCGCCGCGCCACAGTTCGAGGCCTTCGCGCAGCCGCCGCGGGTCCTCCTGCTCGCGGGCCGCGCCGATGAGGCGTTCGAACCGCACGGCGTCCACGGCGTCGGGATCGACCCGCAGCCGGTAGCCGTCCGACCCGCCGTCGACCACCCCGTCCGGCAGGACCTTCCGCAGCCGGGAAACCAGGCGCTGCAAGGCGTTCGCCGCGTCGGCGGGTGGCTGCTCGCCCCAGATCCAGTCGATCAGCGTCGCCTTGGGCACGGTACGGCCGGGGTCGAGCGCGAGCGCGGCCAGCAGCCCGCGGAGCCGGGCGCCCGGCACCTCCGCGGGTTCGCCGTTGTCCCCCCGAACCTCGAACGGTCCCAGAATCCCGATCTGCACGCGGCCGAGTTAACCATGGGCCACGGTGTCAGGGCGGTGTCAGGCCGGTGTCAGCTCTCGCCGCGATCGTGGTCGTCACCAAGTACGGAAGGAAATCCGATGACCGAGACCACCATCCCGCAGGGCCTGCCCATGGACCGCGACGCCGGCCCGTTCGACCCGCCGAGCGCGATCACGCGGCTGCGCGAGACCCGGCCGGTCAGCCCGCTGGCCTTCCCGGACGGGCACCAGGGCTGGCTGGTCACCGGGTACGAAGCGGTCCGGCGGCTGATGGCCGACACCCGGTTCAGCTCGCGCCAGGACATCGGCATCGTCCACGTGCCCTACGAGGTCGAGGGCATGCCCGCGCCGACCGAGCCGTCACCGCCGATGCCGGGCGTGTTCATCGCGATGGACCCGCCGGAGCACGGCAGGCTGCGCAAGCGGCTGACCGGCGCGTTCACCGTCAAGCGCATGAAGCAGCTCGAGGAGCAGATCATCGAGATCACCGAGCGGCAGCTGGACCACCTGGCCACGCTCGCCCCGCCGGTGGACCTGGTCGCCGAGTTCGCGCTGCCGGTGCCGTCGCTGGTGATCTGCGAACTGCTCGGCGTGCCCTACGCCGACCGGGAGACCTTCCAGGCCAACTCCGCGCAGTTCCTGGTCAAGGACCAGACGCTGGAGGAGAAGATGGGCGCGCTCGGCGCGATGATGGGGTACCTGACCGAGCTGGTCACCCGCAAGCGCGCCGAGCCGGGGGAGGACATCCTGTCCGACCTGGCCCGGCACGAGGACCTGACCGTCGAGGAGCTGACCGGTGCCGCGTTCCTGATGCTGCTGGCCGGGCACGAGACCACCGCCAACATGCTGGCGCTGGGCACGTTCGCGCTGCTGGAGCACCCGGAGCAGCTGGCCGAGCTGCGCGCGAACCCGGAGCTGACGCCGGGTGCGGTCGAGGAGCTGATGCGGTACCTGTCGGTCGCCGACATCTTCTACCGCTACGCCACCGAGGACATCGAACTCTGCGGGGAGACCATTCCCGAGGGCTCGACCGTGGTGATCTCGCTGCTGGCCGCCAACCGCGACCCCGAGCGGTTCGAGAACCCCGACCAGCTGGACATCCACCGCACGGCGCGCGGGCACACGGCCTTCGGGCACGGCGTGCACCAGTGCCTCGGCCAGCAACTGGCCCGCATCGAAATGCGCGCCGGCTTCGACGGCCTGCTGCGCCGCTTCCCCAGCCTGCGGCTGGCCGTTCCCGCGGGCGACGTGAGGCTCCGGACCGACATGAACGTCTACGGCGTGCACGAACTGCCGGTCACCTGGACGGCGTGAGGCCGGGCAGTGCCCGGGGATCGCGAGTCAGGCGATCCCCGGGCCGCACTTGAAAGGCCGCACGAAGCCTAGAGAACACTCATCGGCCGCCTCGTGTCTCCCGATTCCACCCGGCAGTCACAGCGGAGGATGGCCATCGTCCATTTTCCCTCGCCCTTGCGCACGTAGCATTCAAAGCGAATGCTGCCCGGAATGTACTGGGGGCTCGAAGGATTGGTGACGGAGTTGCCGCGGGCGACACAGCTGGCATTCGAAAGGAAGTAGTTCTCGTAGTACTCCTCCCAGTACGCTCCCTGCTGGATTGGTGCTTGTACCGTTGCTGCCGAGGATTCGACGGCGGCGGCCTGCGTCGCCGTTACCGCGCCGAAGCCGAGGAGCGCGGCACAGATCGCCCCACCCGCGGCGAATTTCGCGAACTTCATCACGAACTCCCTTCACGCTTTACCGACGTAGCTGTTGTCGACGCGTTGAAAGTAGCCGCAGGCGGTGGGGACCGGTCCCCGTTTGCTATTTCCGGATATGTCGATTGTGCTGCCGGGCGTTCATCGACGCCCCGGTGGGGTCACGCGGTGTTGTCATCGGTGCGGCGGTCCAGTTCGGCGCGCAGGGCGCCGATTTCTTCGTGCGCCGCGCTCAGTTCGTCTTCCAGGCCGGCGATGCGCGCCGCGGCCTGCAGGGTGTGGCCCTGGTCGAACAGCTCCCGCAGCCGCGCGGCCTGTTCCAGCTGGCGCCGCGAGTACCGCCGGTGTCCGCCCGCCGACCGCTCGGGGCGCACCACGGCGGCGGTGTCGAGGCTGCGGAGGAAGGCGATCTGCACGCCGAGCAGCTCCGCGGCCTGTCCCGTGGTGAACGCGGGGTAGTCCTGGTCGTCGAGCCTGCCCAGATCCGGCACAGGTCCTCCTTCCGCAGTAGTCCACCCACCTTAGGTTCAGCTGCCAGTTGACACAACCTACAGTCCGCGCTACATATTTTGACGTGACCGCTACCAGGTCATGGTAGTCCCGGGAACAGAAAACTTGAGTCGTGCGTTAGCAAGAGTGCAACCGCCTCCCACCGGGGGGCGCCCGAGAGGAGGAGGACCTCATGATGTTGATGCGTACCGACCCGTTCCGTGAGTTCGACCGGCTGACCCAGCAGTTCTTCGGCACCCACGGCACCACCACCCGCCCGGCGGCGATGCCGATGGACGCCTATCGCGACGGCGACGACTACGTCGTGCGGTTCGACCTGCCCGGGGTCAGCGCCGAGTCGATCGACCTGGACGTGGAGCGCAACGTGCTGACGGTGCGGGCCGAGCGCCAGGCCGAGTTCGGTGACGACGTGGAGGTCAGCGTGTCCGAGCGGCCGCGCGGGGTGTTCAGCAGGCAGCTGTTCCTCGGCGACACCCTCGACACCGACCGCATCGAGGCCGCCTACGACAGCGGGGTGCTGACCCTGCGCATCCCGATCACCGAGCGGGCCAAGCCGCGCAAGATCGCCATCGGCTCGCGTGACGAGGCCAAGCAGATCAACGCCTGACCCGTACCCAGCCAGCTGTCCACACCGCCCCGGCCGCCCGCGCGGCCGGGGCCGCCGTTCCCCGGACCCCGCCCATGTTCCATTCCACGTTGTTCGGTTACGACCGGACCGAAGTCGACGACCACCTGAGACAGGCCGAGCTGGCCCACGCGCGGCTCGCGGACGAGCACGACGCGCTCGGCGCCCGCTGCCGCGAACTCGAACGCCGCCTGGTGGCGGCCCACGACCAGAACGCCGAGCTGCGCGAGCGGATCGACCTGCTGCGCCGCGAGCCGGTCGATGCGGCGGCCCTGCAGGAGCGGTTGCGCGGCATGCTCGACGTCGCGCGCGAGGAAGCCGCCGAGCACCTGGCCGCCGCGCGAGCGCAGGCCGCCGCCGAACTCGAGCAGGCCCGCCGCGAAGTGGCCGCCCTCAACCACCAGCGCGACCGCCTGCGCGACCAGCTCTCCCAGGTCGGCGACCTGCTGGACGACCTCGAAGCCGCCGTTGGTGAGGAAGACACCAGCGAGCAGCCTCCGCGGCTCGTCGCGGCGTAAATCGTGTTCCCCCTTCGCGCGCCTGCTGGAAGGATGTCGGCGGGCGAGGGGGGAACATGGAGTTCAGCGAAAACCAGCTTCAGGACGCGATCGTCCGCGCGAGACAAGGCGGGCCGTCTTTCCTCCTGTTGCTGATCGAGGGCCTGCGCAGCGCCCGGGACGCGGAACGGCTGAGCCAGGCCATGCTCGCGGCCGGGCCCCGGCTTTGGCTCGAACTGGACGTGTTCGTGCGCCGGGACTACCGGTGCCACCAGCGGAAACCGGTGCCGTATCGGGCGCTGGAGCTGCTGCTCGACGCCTGCCGCGCGAGCGGGTACGTGCGGGAAGCCGCCGTGGCCGCTATGTCCGAAGTGGACGACCCGGTGGTGCTGCCGGTGCTGGCGCTGCGCACGGCGGACTGGGTGCCGCAGGTCCGCGACCGCGCCCGGCGGCTCTGCCGCCAGCACTTCGACGACGCGCCGGCGCGGGTCATCACCCTCCTGGCGCCGATCGCGTATGCCGTGCGGGCCCGGCGGAACGGGGACTGGCTCGCCAATGCGGTGGACGAGCTGCTCCGCGACGGCCCACCCGAAGCCTTGACCGCCGCGCTCTCCGCCGAGGACCGCGAAATCCGGCGCAGCGCCTACGAGATCGGCGTGGCCGCGGGCCGGATCGACGCCGACCGGCTGGTGCACGCGGCGCTGACCGATCCCGACCTGCCCACCCGGCTCCGGTGCGCCAAGGCGGCGATCCGCACGGGCAACGCGGAGGTCCCGCACCTGCTGCTCGCCAGCGGCACCGCCGGGGTCCGCGCCGAGGCGGTGAAAGCCTTGGACGAGCCCGAATCGGCGTTCAGCGCGTTGTCCGACCGCAGTGCGGTCGTCAGGGCTGTCGCACAGCAGATTGTGCGGCGCCACGGGATCGATCCGGCGGCGCGTTACCGCGAACTGCTGGCCGCGCACCAGCCGCCGGGGCCAGCCGTGCTCGCCGGGCTGGGCGAGACCGGCACCGAGTCCGACGGCGACCTGCTCCGGCCGTGGCTGACGCACCCGACCGCACGCGGCCGGGCCGAAACGATCCGCGCGCTGCGGCGGCTGGGCTGCTCCGCGCCCCTGCTGCCGTTGCTCACCGACGCGTCTTCCACGGTGACCCGCCAGGTGACGCTTTCGCTGCGTCAGGAGGCGCTCGACGAGCAGGTGCTGTGGCCGGTCCTGTGGGGCCCGCATCCGCCGCACGTCCGCCGGGCGGTCCTCCGCCTGCTCCGCGCGCACAGCACCTGGACCAGGATCACGGCTGACCTCCGGATGCTGCGCGACGCGGACCCGGACCTGTGCACGCAGGCGCGCGCCGACCTCGACGCCTGGCTGGCGCGTGAGGCGGCGACCAGCTACACCACACCACAGGGCGCCCAGGCGGACGCGCTTTCCACGTTGCTCCGCGAAAACGAAGTCGCGCTGGGTGCCGACCGGATGCGGTTGCTGCGCTTCCACCTCGGCCTGCCCGGCTGAGCGGTTCGCGCTGCGGGCTCGGCCCACCCCTCTCCAGAGCCGAGACCGCCGCGCGTGCCCACTGTGCCCGGACGGTCGTGTGCAAAACTTGTGCGTTTGTTGTTTCGCCTGGTCAGCGCGTGCCCCGGGGTGGCTTGTACCCTGCGGCTGGCCGGCGCACTCGTCGCGAAGGGGGATCATGGCCGTCGAATTCGAGGTACTCGGAGAACTCCGGGTGCGCGTCGATGGCCGTGCCGTGGAACTGGGGCCGGTCAAGCGCCAGTGCGTGCTCGCGGCGCTGCTGCTCGACGCCAACCGGACCGTGCCGCTCGACCGGATCGCGGATCGCGTGTGGGGCGAGCGGCCGCCGCATCGCGTGCTCGGCACGCTCCGGAGCTATCTGTCGAGATTGCGCCAGGTGCTCGGCCACGAATCGATCGAGCGCGGCCCGCTCGGTTACCGGCTCGTTGTCGAACCGGGGCGGCTCGACCTCGACCGGTACCGGGAAGCCGTCGCGTCGGGCGACTACCCCGCGGCCTTCGCGCTCTGGCGGGGCGAGCCGTTCGCCGGGTTGCACACCGCGTGGCTGGACACGGCTCGGCAGGCGCTGCTGGACGAGCACTTCGCGGCCCGGCTCGACCACCACGACGCCGCGTTGGCGGCGGGCGCGCACGCGGCAATCCTGCCCGGACTGGCCGAACTGGGCGAGGAGCACCCGTTCAACGAGCGCCTGCACGGGCAGCTGCTGCTCGCGCTGTCCCGCGACGGACGGCAAGCCGAAGCGCTCGAGCACTACGAGACCGTGCGGCGGCGGCTCGC
Coding sequences within:
- a CDS encoding DivIVA domain-containing protein; protein product: MFHSTLFGYDRTEVDDHLRQAELAHARLADEHDALGARCRELERRLVAAHDQNAELRERIDLLRREPVDAAALQERLRGMLDVAREEAAEHLAAARAQAAAELEQARREVAALNHQRDRLRDQLSQVGDLLDDLEAAVGEEDTSEQPPRLVAA
- a CDS encoding MerR family transcriptional regulator gives rise to the protein MPDLGRLDDQDYPAFTTGQAAELLGVQIAFLRSLDTAAVVRPERSAGGHRRYSRRQLEQAARLRELFDQGHTLQAAARIAGLEDELSAAHEEIGALRAELDRRTDDNTA
- a CDS encoding ABC transporter permease gives rise to the protein MNAHAIVMLRRNFRHIARNPTSVFNAVLMPVVVMLMFVYMLGDAFSVGVDYVDYATPGVLLMAVCYGLGAVATSVNSDLTKGIINRFKVMDVSRGAVLTGHVVASLLTNLIAVAVVVGVAFLLGFSPAAGFLDWLGVVGVVSLLGFAAGWFTVALGLAAKSPETAGLASVPLVMLPFFSSAIVPAEKMGPGLREFAEYQPFTPIIETLRGLLDGAPATGDVLAALAWCTGIAVAGYLWASATFKKRA
- a CDS encoding Hsp20/alpha crystallin family protein encodes the protein MLMRTDPFREFDRLTQQFFGTHGTTTRPAAMPMDAYRDGDDYVVRFDLPGVSAESIDLDVERNVLTVRAERQAEFGDDVEVSVSERPRGVFSRQLFLGDTLDTDRIEAAYDSGVLTLRIPITERAKPRKIAIGSRDEAKQINA
- a CDS encoding cytochrome P450, which encodes MTETTIPQGLPMDRDAGPFDPPSAITRLRETRPVSPLAFPDGHQGWLVTGYEAVRRLMADTRFSSRQDIGIVHVPYEVEGMPAPTEPSPPMPGVFIAMDPPEHGRLRKRLTGAFTVKRMKQLEEQIIEITERQLDHLATLAPPVDLVAEFALPVPSLVICELLGVPYADRETFQANSAQFLVKDQTLEEKMGALGAMMGYLTELVTRKRAEPGEDILSDLARHEDLTVEELTGAAFLMLLAGHETTANMLALGTFALLEHPEQLAELRANPELTPGAVEELMRYLSVADIFYRYATEDIELCGETIPEGSTVVISLLAANRDPERFENPDQLDIHRTARGHTAFGHGVHQCLGQQLARIEMRAGFDGLLRRFPSLRLAVPAGDVRLRTDMNVYGVHELPVTWTA
- a CDS encoding BTAD domain-containing putative transcriptional regulator, whose translation is MQIGILGPFEVRGDNGEPAEVPGARLRGLLAALALDPGRTVPKATLIDWIWGEQPPADAANALQRLVSRLRKVLPDGVVDGGSDGYRLRVDPDAVDAVRFERLIGAAREQEDPRRLREGLELWRGAAMQDIGLPESAAFDAAVTRLEVLRLAALEDRFDAELTLGHGAEMVTELTDLVAAHPVRERLVAALMRALVATGRDTEALRVYERTRETLADELGVDPSPELSAVHVALLRGELGRREETRKTNLRAELTSYVGKEADIAAVRELVGDHRLTTLIGPGGSGKTRLAAETAHTLLGDLPDGAWLVELAAIGPGGDVAQATLAALKLRDALVGEASDTEPADRVVAALRDRAMVLILDNCEHVIEAAAAFAHRLLGECRRLRILTTSREPLGITGEALWQVAPLVLPGDHADPAEIEAAPAVRLLRDRAGAVRTDLGTDAGTLSTLARVCRSLDGMPLAIELAAARLRTMSLAQLADRLDDRFRLLTGGSRTALPRHRTLRAVIDWSWELLSDAERTVLRRLSVFAGGATLDAAEQVCAGDDVEGWEVLELLTALTEKSLVVTKGEGVPRYRMLGTIKEYAEQRLIEAGEAESARHAHLAHFTELAETAAPHLRRAEQLDWLARLEAEHDNIAAAMRGALAAGEAEGAMRLAGSACWYWWLAGRRAEGHELIMAASAMPGEVSDEIRGVVCSFAVQFVTSGQQSDEKQAVEWIQTSYESSLRVPSPRLELRFAPALKRLLDGPDAALTAFEPLLDDEDPWARAVGRLQLGKMRVMHGHGDRTADEHLEKALAEFRAIGERWGISFAQTELANRIAMRGDFAAAAGHYEQAIAVVTEVGAIEDVVWMRARQAQLYWLLDDRESSAASIAAAQRYADRVAWPSVLTELALAKAGLARWSGDLEQSHRQLGIATATLGEDAERPGVVAVLENLRSYLTDNLDEARAHRAAALRAASEAGHPLTIAHVLVGIADLALRNEEYEQAARLLGASTGVLGLLDRSHPDATRIERATQDRLGAPKYTEAVQEGQRAEWAELAGVTLAS